The window GTATCACTCGATTCATTGATAGGTTTCTTACCGTATCGCAATCTTGCTACAAAATGGAAATTCTTAGCTTTTGAGACTTGGTTAAGACAAAAGGGTGGCGATCCTTCACTCTTCAAGCAGAGTGTGGGCATAGAAGAAAGTTTTGAGGTCAATGACAGGAACATAGAATCAGTATCTAGCTCAGATTCAGAACTTGCTGTGCAGGATCAAGGTTCTATGCCATCTAAGGAAAAATTTGAAGATCTTCTTCGAACATATAACACTGAGAAATCTAAATTCTTATCATCATTTATCGGTCAAGTATGAATCTTTTGTTAGTCTCCAAACATTCTTCAGTTGAACCCTTTTAGCTAACATGCCATTGCTTGTTTTGCAGAGACTCCGTGTTTCAGTTGTCCTGGCTGACAGAAAAtccaagaaaatatttttctctaTGAAGCCAAAAGAAAGTGAAGAATtgattcagaaaaagaaaagtctCATGGTACTTACTATGTTGAAATGTCTATTAGCTTAGTTCTTTTGCTATGCTTAGCATGGTCCAACATTTTCCCTTTTATTACTTATTTATTTGTTCGGCTGCACACACTGTTTTTCTTAACATGCAGGCTAAGCTCAATGTGGGAGATATTGTTGAATGCACTATCAAGCGATTTGTTTACTTTGGGATATTTGTTGAGGTAGGTCTAACCATATTTTCTACGCTTTTTCATTCAGTATCAGCAGCTAACTGTTTCTTTCAAAGGTTGAAGGAGTTCCCGCATTAATTCAGCAGTGGGAAGTGTCTTGGGATGAAACCTTGGACCCATCAGTTTCTTACAAAATTGGTCAGGTAACACTTGTTTTTTGCATGGACCTTATTTTTGTTGCAATCTGGCTTTGTTAACAGTGTGTGTGCACCCATGTGTGGATAAAGGAGGAGTTGCAAGTTCTCATGTTCATTTTGAAACTGACATACCTCTCTATATCGTCTAGAAACTTAGATACATCACGTGACAATGATCATAATGCCAAACTTTCTGGGATTTACAGAAATTTATTTTGATTTCCAGGTTGTGGATGCTAAAGTTATTCAACTGGACTATAATAATAACCGCATATTTTTGTCACTTAAAGATGTAAAGGTACCTGGGGGCCTTTCCCCTTTTCCCTCATGGTGGTTCAGCTTATTGAATTGCTGATTTCAGGCtttcatttattatttttgtcatttccCCCTTCTATGCAGCCAAATCCTTCAGTAGGCGCATTGGAAGCTGTCATTGGTGAGGAACTATCACTGGGTGGAGCTCTTGAACCTGCAGAAGCAGATTTTGAGGTTTGTGTGACTTATGGCATTATTTATCATCatcttgaaatttttcattgtTTGTGATTTGAAGGTTATGCATATTTAGAGGGCCTGAAATCTAAATCTAATGCCCTCTCTCTATTCAACTGGGAAAAACCACGTCATCAGATTGTTTTCTAACTTCTGGCTAAATGATGAAAACATGTATAGCTGCTACATGGCAGTTGCATCCCATTTTCTGAGTTATGTATAATATCTTAGCCTGTGCCAAAGAGATCGAAACTTTTTGTAGGTTTGCTGGTAGGGCCTCCTGCATGGTCTGTGATTGAATATGGGCATACCTGAGTTTTTTCCCTTCTATTGCAAGCATGTTTTGTCATACAGAAGTTGATAGAGCTCTGTATTTGAATGCGGGGAGTCTGTGCTACCCAAGCCTGGATCCTTCCTATCTTCTTAGTTTGTTTAATTAGTTATTGTTCTTCATTCAAACTTCTTTTCTGGATATTTTGTGGACATTTCTGAGAGCTGTAGACATAGCAGTGAACTTGGGTCATGCAATGTTTGTTTCATACGTCTGCCTTGTGGCattgattttctttcttttccttatCCATCCACTTTGTTGCATCCTTGTTTTAACACTCCATTATTTGATCATAATTATTTTAGTGGCCTGAAGTGGATGCTCTCATGGAAGAGATGAAAAATATTGAGGAAGTTAGGGATGTTTATAAAGGACGATTCTTGCGAAGCCCAGGACTAGCTCCAACCTTTCAGGTAAAATCTAAAATGTAGATACGTTTCATGTTCAGCATTCACACAATTCTGCACCTTAGTTGTTGGAATTGACACCTGACCTTATTTCCTTTTTAAATCTATTGCTTGCTAGGTGTATATGGCACCTTTGGTTGGTCAGAAATATAAACTCCTTGCACGCTATGGAAATAATGTCCAAGAGGTATGGACAATTAATGTTAAATGCTTGATCGAGTCACAAGCTGAAAATTGTGTGTTGTCATTCTTACATAGCATGGACTGAACTCTTGTGCAGGTGATGGTGGAGACATCATTAGACAAAGAACAGTTGAAAGAGGCAGTTTTAGCGTGCACAAACAGGGTGAGCTGATGATCAGCGTCTCCGTGCTGTAGTATTTTTCCTTCTTTTAGCTTGCGAAGCAGATGGTTGTACAGAATTGTTGTGGCAGTCCAATTTTGCATCCTTGTAGCATGCTTTTGAGTCGTTTACACCtgattttcttccttttcaagTTGAAAATACCAGGTGATATGTAGTCCTAGCTCAACTTTGTAGAGGATGACAGGTGTAAATCGCCTTGATACGTTACTACGGAATTGCAACAGAATTCGATTTGCATCTTTCACGGTGCTAGAATTAATCTACCATATTTTTGTTTGAACAACGTAGTAAATGATAGGTGATAGCACCGGTAACATGGTTTATTGGTTAATCTGAAATTTGGaatgaagataaaaaaaattaatgattcATCCAACTAGATATTAATTATCATTACCATAAACAGGTTTGTTTTTATTTCGTTTTCATATCGACACGAACAACTCAGCGCCAATGAATATACTCGCTGTGTGGGTCACAGTTGTTTCATTGCCGCTCCAAAAGGTTATGTAAGGCTGGGATCATGATATAACTCAgcttaaaaattgattttaagAAATTAGAAAGAACTCAAAGTCAGACGGCATATTACCATTCTCAATATCACAGCAATCACATTCCCTAATTAAAGTCATTGTAAGTATAGCGGAGAAACAAAATGTTGAGGTAGAGTTTCTGTATGAAGTTGGCGGTGTCAAACATGATAATTAAACCACTGATGTCGTAGATATGGTTCGTATATAGACCTAtggtttgggaaaaaaaaaagagaccatTGAAGTGATAATTTAAATACTTAATAGTAATAGACTCTTTGATGGAGTATTACAACATGCAGCAGTGGCATTAATACGCCAGTACATTAATTAAGTTACACATATGCAGGCTCCATTTTGGTTTCTTTTAATTTATCGTATTACAGAATTTCTGTAGCCTTGCTGATGATCACTTGGATATCATGTACTAGTAATTAACAATAGGATGCATACAAAAGATGGCCCAACGACAACAGAAGATGCGTGCATCTGACATTGTCTGGCCTTATTTGGTTGGTAGTACTCCAATTAATTAACAAGAGATGATGCATTCTTGTGCCTTAGTTTCTTCACATGCTTGGCTTCACGTTGAGCCTATTCGCAATCTTCACCCCCAACGACTCATCACACTGCATGAAGTAAATGAGTTAATTACATAGTTAGTGCAAATTAATAGCTTTTTTTGCCGGAATTAGTGCAAATTAATAGCGATTAAGTCATATTAATTTCAAATTCTCTACAGtggtttaaaattatatatttcatataaaATAGGATTAAATAATTTATCTATGGATTCATAAAACTGTTGTGCTAAACATGGTGTTAATCATGTGGATTAACTAAGAGAAAACAATTAATCATTActaataactactccctccgttttttttaTATGACGTTGATTAGTTCAAACTTTAACTAGTAGTGTCataaaaacaaaaatggagGTAATACTAAATTGCTGGTATGAATTACCTGGGAGAGGTAGTTGACCCAGATGGCGCGGAGCTCAGGGGAGACCTTGGGGtgcgcgagctcgccggcgaagcgGCGGATGAACCTCTCCTGTCTATCCGGCGCCCACGACCTGTACCTCTCCCCGGGCTGCTTGAAGTCGTTCTGCTTGTGTATCGTCGCCTTCTGCCTCCTCCCCACCACGGGGCGCGGCGTGatgggcgtcggcggcgcgtgGCGGAGCGGCGCGTGGCGCGATGGGTAGTAGTCCACCTCCTCGTCCCGGTGCATGAAGTTCATGGCGCCGTCGTAGTGGTTGTTGTGGTGGGCGCACTTGGGCGCGTTCACCGGCAGCATCAGGTAGTTTGGCCCCAGCCTGTAGCGCTGCGTGTCGGCGTACGCGAACACCCTGCACTGCAGCATCTTGTCGTCGGAGTAGTAGATCCCCGGCACCACCAGCCCCGGCCCGAACGCCAGCTGCTCGTTCTCGTTGAAGAAGTTGTCGACGTTGCGGTTGAGAACGAGGCGCCCCACGGGCCGGAGCGGCACCTCGTCCTCCGGCCATGTCTTGGTGTCATCCAGCGGGTCGAAGTCgaacctctcctcctcctccgggtcGATCACCTAACagtattaaataattaattagaagGAGTACTGCGGCTTCGAACTCAGATCGTATAGGCGTTAATTTCTGGATGATCACCTACCTGGACGAACAGCTTCCACTCGGGGAAgttgccggcggcgatggagtcGTAGAGGTCCTGGGTGGCGTGGCTGTGGTTCTTGCCGCCGACGAGCGTGGCCTCGTCGTCCATCAAGCAGCTGACGCCGCAGGTGGGCTTCCAGTGGAACTTGACGTACCTGGCCTTGGCGTCGCGGGTGACGAAGGTGTAGGTGTTGACGCCGAAGCCGTCCATGTGGCGGTAATCGGTGGGGATGCCGACGTCgtcgaagaggaagaagaaggtgtGGAGGCTCTCGGGGTGGTGGGACAAGAAGTCGAAGACCCTCCAGTACTCCTGGACATGGGAGCGCGGGTTGGGCTTGAAGGCGTGGATGACGTCGGGGAACTTGATGCCGTCGCGGATGAAGAAGACGGGGAAGTTGTTGCCGAGGAGGTCCCAGTTGCCCTCGCGGGTGTAGAACTTGACGGCGAACCCGCGCGGGTCGCGGATCGTCTCCGGGCTGCCGCGCTCGTGGATGACGGTGGAGAAGCGGACGATGACGGGGGTCTGGGCGCCCGGGGACCGGAGGAAGTCGGCGCAGGTGATGTCGGTGACGTCGTGGGTGCACTCGAAGAAGCCCTTGGCGGAGGCGCCGCGGGCGTGGACCACGCGCTCCGGGATGCGCTCCCGGGCGAAGTGCGCCACCTTCTCGATCAGGTGGTAGTCCTCGAGGAGGATCGGCCCCCTGGGCCCCACTGTCAGCGCCTCGTTGTCGTTCCACACCGGAGCTCccgcgttcgtcgtcgtcgtcttcgtgtCGAACGAGCTCGACGGCCGGAACTGCATGGGTAGCACGTAttactattaattaattaattaattatatacttaATGATCGACTAGCTGAATCAACCAGCCATGCATGTTTGAAGAGCTTGAgactaaaaaagaaatattcgTAGAATCTAGTCGATAATCTAGGTTATTTCAGGAAGTTTCTGATAATCGACCAAATATTCTATAAGAAGTTAAGCTCTCTCTTGAATCTACACAACTAGCTAAATGAAACCTCAATTATTAACTACAAGATTAAGTAGATTTAGTCTCACTAGTCACTGAGTGACTGACCTTGCAAGGATCCATGGTAGTGGGCTAGTGGCAGCAGCAGGTATCTGGGAGTGAGAGGGGTTTGTTTCTGCTAGCTCTCCAGCTTGCTCGGTGAGACAGCCTGCCTAAAGGTTATATAGCGGGAGGTGGTGAGGAGCACTGACCTCCCCGGTGAGCTTACCGGAGACCGGTGCCACACACTGACTGGTGGGCCCGGGTGGCCATACTGCATGGTTGGGTCCCACAGGAACTGGACGAGGATAAGGTGAGGTGGATGTGGGCCCCCCTCGTGTGGAAAGGAAATACATGCATTGCCTGGATTGGATGCATGGAGTGTCATCACTTCATCAGTGCTCACTAGCTGCGTGCCATCACTGCATGTCCATCgtcagatcagatcagatcatcGGATCATATCTCTTCGATTGATTTCAACGGCGCCGAATTGCTGCCATCGATAGCTTAGCTCATCCCCTTTCTCTTGATCGGTCGGCCAAAGTTTGACATGCTTGCAGTTGCAGCTAACGTCTCTGCATTTTCTTTCTTGTTTCTCAGATTAATTTCAGGCTGCTTAATTATTCTGTAAGAACGAGGTGCTCTTTGTGCTAGCTAGCTATGGCTCAGCTACACCCTCGTTTATCATAAACATACACGTTTCTCAAACTGTAAGCTATAAACAGTGTGTTTCGTACAAAATCTTTTTATACTATATAAAAGAATTTAATGGTGATGGTGAATCTACCATCATTTAGAGTTGGTGAGATCTTCTAATGCTACATAAATACATCTTTGTGTGTGGTTTGGTTTTCTATTGGATGTTTGATTGCAATTATGTTTGACAAATACAATTTCTAAATCAAGAAATTCACATAAATCTTTTAAAATCCGTCCGTTGCAGAGCACGTTACTTTGCTAgtctttaaaattttaaataaatttagttttcaagtttataataggTAATACTGAGTTTATCATGTACTATTCACCTGTTCCGGTTTTCATGCCACTAACTAGCTCAGTCAAACTCCTTTATCGAACACAGCCCAGCCAGAATGCACCCTTGTCTTTTTACCTAGTGCTATAAGAGGAACCAATTCAAGATGATGATGATTGATTTACCTTGTAGCATTACTACGCAGTTCAAATTACTAACCTTTCAGATTAGGTACGGTCTGAATATGTGATGGAAGATCGAAGCAGCTGTAtctcataaaataaattacagattccgtctggaaactgcaagacgaatttattaagcctaattaatctattattagcaaatatttattgtagcaccaaattgtcaaatcatggcgcaattaggcttaaaagatttgtctcgtaatttcAAGGCGAAatgtttaattgttttttttctacatttagtactctatgcatgtgtccaaacatcctATGTAACAgcgtgaaaaattttgtttgggaactaaacagaccCTGATTGTGATGCAACCCATAAGTAATTGCAAAACTAGCTAGCTATCTACAGCATCATCAGCATATATCTTGGTGGTCTAAACTTCTCAGGAAACAAAAGATGAGAAATTGTTCTGTTCTTAGTCCACGCTGATGATAACGATAGGTGTGCTGTGGTGGGCACAagcttttttctttctttttttttttgaggggaaaGTTGCTTAAGATGAAGTGacataaacaagattaattCGAGGAAAATGTGCGCATCTCAGATGTGTACTCCATTTATACAAAACCCAGCAAATTAAGAAGGTACAATTATCTGACAGACTAGCGAACAAACTGAAAATTATAGTCGTAGTACTACAAATTTGCAGTTTGTGGCTGAGGGGAATCTATCCCATCTGGTATATGCTGTCACTTTGTGCTAGTACTGTACTATGTACTAGCCTGTAGCCTCTACTTTTGTAATTGAATGAGAATATTTGAATGTTTTACACCACATAATGGAACAGCTCAAATCTCATAAGATCTTGGAGAGATATTCTTGATTACTCTGATTAATGGGTCATGTGttgatgcatatatatatatatatatatatatatatatatatatatatatatatatatatatatatatatatatatatatatatatatatatatatatatatatatatatatatatatatatatatatatatatatatatatatatatatatatgttaatgaatcaaaACGCATGCATATGTCTAGattgaatgtgggcaatgctaaaaagtattatattgtgaaacggaggaagtagtagtcAAATGGTGCTAAGATCTGGGTTTTCATGAAACAACACTAGACACCAATAATGCAATCGGTGGGTATGCTTTTGTCTCTGACGACTAATTGCCTTGTGAATGAAAAAGCTTTGGATTTTAGCTCCTAAAAATCTGCAATCTTAATCAAAAGGGAGAAATGCACAAAATGAGCTATTGGAAAGAAAGGAACTACGATATCTTGCAGAatatatttcaaataaaaagatAGTTGCTTATTCGTTCGAGAAAACAGGTTATCAATTTGGTACAGATTTGGCTTGAATTTTACATTTTAATGCTAGTTGGTGAACCGTCCAGTACTCTGATGGCCATATTAATAATTTCcccataaaaaaacataaactaAATTCAACCTCGGACACTCAACTTTATATTGCAAATCTGAAATAATTTTACTGCATTAGAAAAATCAGAAGATGGCTGCGAGTAATATTAGTGTCAGTTGGTGAACTGTTGAGTACTCCCATTTCCATATATATTAATCATTTTCCCATCGAAAAATGAGAAACCAAATGCAACCACTCAACTTTACATTAAAAAACTAAAGTAATTTTGCACTATATAGAGcattaaaaaaatcagaaaatgaTTTCGAGTAATGTGAGTAGTCATCCTGCACGAGCTTGACTAATGCTTTTGGAAAAAGGGAGTAATTGAGGTGAGGTGTGAGAGTGAGATTCCCCACCTGTGGGTACATGACAAAACAAACCAATCTTGCTGTTGAAGCGCATGATGTGAGATAAGATCATCAATCAGCAGCACCAAAAAATATCTCTCCTTCTATTGCGTGCATGGTTTGTTCCTTACATGATTCTATCTTGAGCAGTGCTCATTCTTCAGTGATCATTAGCTGTTTCTTGTAACTTGTAAGAACTTGTTTGAAGCGCaggaatatttttttccttgaagATAAATATAGCGAAATT of the Oryza sativa Japonica Group chromosome 2, ASM3414082v1 genome contains:
- the LOC4328073 gene encoding catalase isozyme A, with translation MDPCKFRPSSSFDTKTTTTNAGAPVWNDNEALTVGPRGPILLEDYHLIEKVAHFARERIPERVVHARGASAKGFFECTHDVTDITCADFLRSPGAQTPVIVRFSTVIHERGSPETIRDPRGFAVKFYTREGNWDLLGNNFPVFFIRDGIKFPDVIHAFKPNPRSHVQEYWRVFDFLSHHPESLHTFFFLFDDVGIPTDYRHMDGFGVNTYTFVTRDAKARYVKFHWKPTCGVSCLMDDEATLVGGKNHSHATQDLYDSIAAGNFPEWKLFVQVIDPEEEERFDFDPLDDTKTWPEDEVPLRPVGRLVLNRNVDNFFNENEQLAFGPGLVVPGIYYSDDKMLQCRVFAYADTQRYRLGPNYLMLPVNAPKCAHHNNHYDGAMNFMHRDEEVDYYPSRHAPLRHAPPTPITPRPVVGRRQKATIHKQNDFKQPGERYRSWAPDRQERFIRRFAGELAHPKVSPELRAIWVNYLSQCDESLGVKIANRLNVKPSM